A genomic stretch from Pomacea canaliculata isolate SZHN2017 linkage group LG2, ASM307304v1, whole genome shotgun sequence includes:
- the LOC112556778 gene encoding lysM and putative peptidoglycan-binding domain-containing protein 2-like isoform X2, whose product MAQGGGNERETLGKFVKTQSGYGTTTSSKKHTQHKSSKFIKHMLTKEDNLVGLSLKYQCTVEVLKRENKLWNNDMLFLRDHVLIPLSPENEHLAQPEIVVTFSERERTGSVNSIGSNNPPDKETNQEVTSGKEEVQTATEVESCKKESNPLDFFSKYDSSLAKLKSDVAKMEKNAEIIVHTHVPGRSVIHSLGSDYELVLERETEC is encoded by the exons ATGGCGCAGGGAGGTGGTAACGAGCGTGAAACACTTGGGAAGTTTGTGAAAACACAATCAGGTTATGGAACAACAACCTCGTCTAAAAAGCACACTCAACACAAGTCgtcaaaatttattaaacacATGCTTACGAAGGAGGACAACTTGGTGGGCCTATCGCTCAAGTATCAATGTACG GTTGAAGTGttgaaaagggaaaataaactGTGGAACAATGACATGCTTTTTCTACGGGACCATGTACTCATACCACTGTCTCCAGAAAATGAACATCTTGCACAGCCTGAAATTGTTGTGACATTTTCTGAACGAGAACGTACTGGATCTGTTAATTCTATTGGGTCTAACAACCCTCCTGACAAAGAAACCAACCAGGAGGTGACTTCTGGCAAAGAGGAAGTGCAGACTGCAACAGAGGTGGAAAGttgcaaaaaagaaagtaaCCCTCTGGACTTTTTCAGTAAATATGACTCCAGTCTAGCAAAACTGAAGTCAGATGTTgccaaaatggaaaaaaatgcaga AATCATTGTCCACACTCATGTGCCTGGACGCTCAGTGATTCACTCTCTGGGCTCAGATTACGAACTGGTTTTGGAGAGGGAGACCGAATGCTGA
- the LOC112556778 gene encoding lysM and putative peptidoglycan-binding domain-containing protein 2-like isoform X4 → MAQGGGNERETLGKFVKTQSGYGTTTSSKKHTQHKSSKFIKHMLTKEDNLVGLSLKYQCTVEVLKRENKLWNNDMLFLRDHVLIPLSPENEHLAQPEIVVTFSERERTGSVNSIGSNNPPDKETNQEVTSGKEEVQTATEVESCKKESNPLDFFSKYDSSLAKLKSDVAKMEKNAEINTGI, encoded by the exons ATGGCGCAGGGAGGTGGTAACGAGCGTGAAACACTTGGGAAGTTTGTGAAAACACAATCAGGTTATGGAACAACAACCTCGTCTAAAAAGCACACTCAACACAAGTCgtcaaaatttattaaacacATGCTTACGAAGGAGGACAACTTGGTGGGCCTATCGCTCAAGTATCAATGTACG GTTGAAGTGttgaaaagggaaaataaactGTGGAACAATGACATGCTTTTTCTACGGGACCATGTACTCATACCACTGTCTCCAGAAAATGAACATCTTGCACAGCCTGAAATTGTTGTGACATTTTCTGAACGAGAACGTACTGGATCTGTTAATTCTATTGGGTCTAACAACCCTCCTGACAAAGAAACCAACCAGGAGGTGACTTCTGGCAAAGAGGAAGTGCAGACTGCAACAGAGGTGGAAAGttgcaaaaaagaaagtaaCCCTCTGGACTTTTTCAGTAAATATGACTCCAGTCTAGCAAAACTGAAGTCAGATGTTgccaaaatggaaaaaaatgcaga gATAAACACTGGGATATGA
- the LOC112556778 gene encoding lysM and putative peptidoglycan-binding domain-containing protein 2-like isoform X3, which translates to MAQGGGNERETLGKFVKTQSGYGTTTSSKKHTQHKSSKFIKHMLTKEDNLVGLSLKYQCTVEVLKRENKLWNNDMLFLRDHVLIPLSPENEHLAQPEIVVTFSERERTGSVNSIGSNNPPDKETNQEVTSGKEEVQTATEVESCKKESNPLDFFSKYDSSLAKLKSDVAKMEKNAELFPFHHQ; encoded by the exons ATGGCGCAGGGAGGTGGTAACGAGCGTGAAACACTTGGGAAGTTTGTGAAAACACAATCAGGTTATGGAACAACAACCTCGTCTAAAAAGCACACTCAACACAAGTCgtcaaaatttattaaacacATGCTTACGAAGGAGGACAACTTGGTGGGCCTATCGCTCAAGTATCAATGTACG GTTGAAGTGttgaaaagggaaaataaactGTGGAACAATGACATGCTTTTTCTACGGGACCATGTACTCATACCACTGTCTCCAGAAAATGAACATCTTGCACAGCCTGAAATTGTTGTGACATTTTCTGAACGAGAACGTACTGGATCTGTTAATTCTATTGGGTCTAACAACCCTCCTGACAAAGAAACCAACCAGGAGGTGACTTCTGGCAAAGAGGAAGTGCAGACTGCAACAGAGGTGGAAAGttgcaaaaaagaaagtaaCCCTCTGGACTTTTTCAGTAAATATGACTCCAGTCTAGCAAAACTGAAGTCAGATGTTgccaaaatggaaaaaaatgcaga ACTGTTTCCTTTCCATCATCAATAA
- the LOC112556797 gene encoding transcription initiation factor IIA subunit 2-like — protein sequence MSYQLYRNTTLGHTLQESLDELIQMGQISPQLALKVLLQFDKAINTALAQRVKAKISFKGKLNTYRFCDNVWTFVLNNVEFRENPMQEIAKVEKVKIVACDGKNDGKS from the exons atgagttATCAACTTTACAGGAATACAACTCTGGGCCATACACTACAAGAGAGTCTGGACGAATTGATTCAG atgGGACAGATTTCACCGCAACTGGCTTTGAAGGTTCTGCTGCAGTTTGATAAAGCAATCAACACAGCTCTAGCACAGAGGGTAAAGGCAAAGATCTCATTCAAG GGTAAGCTGAACACATACAGATTTTGTGACAATGTCTGGACCTTTGTGCTCAACAATGTTGAATTTCGCGAGAACCCTATGCAGGAGATAGCCAAAGTGGAAAAAGTCAAGATTGTTGCTTGTGATGGCAAAAATGA TGGCAAATCATGA
- the LOC112556801 gene encoding LOW QUALITY PROTEIN: U4/U6 small nuclear ribonucleoprotein Prp3-like (The sequence of the model RefSeq protein was modified relative to this genomic sequence to represent the inferred CDS: substituted 2 bases at 2 genomic stop codons), which produces MSLSQRELDDLKSVLSETVRKFLGFSENSLVSAALNCISKGYDKQKTVGKLSALLDSTQASQFADKIYMVYEDYRSASKQPKHKKRKDEPEEVREGKVKKRRFMDDDESAGIPGPGTPSPGALTADKIKEMMENARRELQERKAQMGIQPTNTKPVPQPPLMPSGGNTVGMGMLAQSQQAMTDAMMKAKRAAELQAQIQARLTGLAGMNFPGMPGMPLMGPVGGMVPPMPLLPGFGQQQQQQQKPNAAASNYYDRPSPLILNELGQTIDATTGQAIQLAHHTPTLKANIRAKRREQFKGLIEKPPEEIGDSKFFDPRVGAKVPVRQRRGFKFHEKGKFEQLAQRLRAKLERLQAEIAQTAKRTGIASAAKLATIAPKKEMQEGEVPDCEWWDTYIINAESYNLVPDKIDRSLLEGITHLVEHPIQLKPPVDPTKEINIPVYLTKKERKKLRRQNRQEAQKDLQEKIRIGLAPQPEPKVRMANLMRVLGSEAVQDPTKVEAHVRAQMAKRQKAHEEANAARKLTAEQRREKKIRKIKEDTSLGVNVAVYRVRDLSNLSHKFKIETNSKQLFMTGFVVLYKDCNVVVVEGGPKQQRKFKRLMLHRIKWSEGQKHTKDEGKXQXEEEEAEKTNKCVLVWEGMVQSRAFSEMKFKMCPTESFAHEQFKKCGVGHYWDLAYSGAVLETAGDDV; this is translated from the exons ATGTCGTTATCACAGCGTGAACTTGACGATTTGAAATCCGTGCTCAGCGAAACTGTCCGGAAATTCCTTGGATTCAGTGAAAACTCACTAGTCTCAGCGGCCCTCAATTGTATCAGCAAAGGTTATGATAAGCAAAAAACAGTTG GAAAGTTGTCAGCCCTCCTTGACAGCACCCAGGCAAGTCAGTTTGCAGATAAGATCTATATGGTGTATGAAGACTATCGATCAGCTTCCAAGCAACCCAAgcataaaaagagaaag GATGAACCAGAAGAGGTCAGAGAAGGAAAAGTTAAGAAACGGCGAtttatggatgatgatgaatctgCAGGCATTCCAGGACCAGGGACACCTAGCCCTGGAGCTCTTACTGCAGATAAG ATCAAAGAGATGATGGAAAATGCCAGGCGAGAGCTGCAAGAGAGGAAGGCACAGATGGGAATCCAACCTACCAACACTAAACCTGTACCTCAGCCACCACTA ATGCCCTCTGGAGGCAACACTGTAGGCATGGGGATGCTGGCACAGTCACAACAAGCCATGACAGATGCCATGATGAAAGCAAAAAGGGCAGCAGAACTGCAAGCCCAGATCCAAGCTCGTCTCACGGGTCTTGCTGGTATGAATTTTCCAGGAATGCCCGGCATGCCACTCATGGGTCCTGTGGGAGGAATGGTACCCCCTATGCCACTCCTCCCTGGGTTtggccagcagcagcagcagcaaca AAAGCCAAATGCAGCAGCATCCAA TTATTACGACAGGCCTTCGCCCCTTATCTTGAACGAACTAGGGCAGACAATTGATGCTACCACAGGGCAGGCCATCCAGCTTGCACATCACACCCCAACACTTAAA GCTAACATCAGAGCCAAACGCCGGGAACAATTCAAGGGCTTAATAGAAAAGCCACCTGAAGAAATCGGGGACAGCAAGTTTTTTGATCCTCGTGTTGG AGCAAAAGTACCAGTTCGTCAAAGACGTGGGTTCAAGTTTCATGAAAAAGGCAAATTTGAACAGCTGGCCCAGAGACTTCGAGCAAAG CTGGAGAGGTTGCAGGCAGAGATTGCACAGACTGCCAAGAGAACTGGCATTGCTTCAGCTGCAAAACTTGCCACCATAGCTCCCAAAAAAGAAATG cAAGAAGGAGAGGTTCCAGACTGTGAATGGTGGGACACTTACATCATCAACGCCGAGTC ATATAACTTGGTGCCAGACAAAATAGACAGGTCGCTTCTTGAAGGTATTACGCACCTTGTTGAACATCCCATACAGCTCAAACCTCCAG TGGATCCAACAAAAGAAATCAACATACCAGTGTACCTTAccaagaaggagagaaaaaagcttCGACGGCAGAATCGACAAGAAGCTCAAAAAGATCTTCAGGAGAAAATACGAATTGGTCTTGCACCACAGCCAGAACCAAAAG TGCGCATGGCCAACTTGATGCGAGTATTGGGGTCAGAAGCTGTGCAGGATCCTACTAAAGTGGAGGCTCATGTTCGAGCCCAAATGGCCAAACGGCAAAA AGCCCATGAAGAAGCTAATGCTGCACGCAAACTAACAGCTGAgcagaggagagagaaaaagattcGTAAAATTAAAGAAGACACCTCCCTTGGTGTCAATGTTGCTGTGTATCG GGTACGTGACCTCAGTAATCTATCACATAAGTTCAAGATTGAGACCAACTCCAAGCAGTTGTTCATGACTGGATTTGTGGTGTTGTACAAAGACTGCAACGTGGTGGTTGTGGAAGGAG GTCCAAAACAACAGCGCAAATTTAAACGCCTTATGCTTCACCGCATTAAGTGGTCAGAGGGACAGAAACATACCAAGGATGAAGGCAA ATGACAGTGAGAGGAAGAAGAGgcagaaaagacaaacaagtgTGTCCTTGTTTGGGAG GGAATGGTGCAAAGCAGAGCTTTTTCTGAGATGAAGTTTAAAATGTGTCCAACTGAGAGTTTCGCACATGAGCAGTTCAAGAAGTGTGGTGTTGGCCATTACTGGGACCTAGCCTACAGTGGTGCCGTCTTAGAAACAGCTGGAGATGATGTTTGA